Within Dysosmobacter sp. Marseille-Q4140, the genomic segment CGGTAAACCCCTGTAGGAATGCCGCCGCATTCTCCGCCTTCCGGTTCGGCCGGTATTCATACAGTACAATGGGATGCTCCGCATCGCACCCCGTCCGGTAAAGCCACATATAGCTCTTGGACTGGGCAGATCTCCCCGGCTCCCGCAGCACCTGCAGGGTGGTCTCATCCGCGTGCAGCACATCCCGCCCCACCAATTCCCGGTGGAGCTGGTCATATACTGGCCGGAGCCAGTCCTCCGCTGCCCGCAGGATCCAGTTGCTCATCGTCTGCCGGGACAATTTTACCCCGGCCCGGTTCCACTCCTGCTCCTGCCGGTACAGCGGGGACCCCATTACAAACTTCTGCACCATGATGTGGGCTATCGCCTCCGGGGACGCATAGCTGCCGGGGATCACGGCCGGAACCCTTTTTGCCTTTACGACCGGAGTTTCTGTACTCTCCTTTTTGCATCGCTGGCAGGAATAAGTATAGTATACATCTTCCCGGATCTTTACCTGGGCAGGGATCATCACCAGGCTCCGCCGCACCTCTTTGCCAATCATGGACATCTGGCTGCCGCACTCCGGGCAGACCTGGGCCGCCTCATCCGGATAGTGCTCCACCACTTCAACCGGCACATCCTCCGGAAGCACTTCCTCCACCCGGGACGAGCGTTTTTTCCGGGTATGCTCTGCCACTGTGGTTGTTTCCCGCGCTTTTTCCTCCGCGGCCTGCCAAGCCTCCGCCTCGTTAAAGACAAAGCTCAACTGGTCCATCAGCTCCTCTCGGGTATGTTCAGAGGAGGAACCGTAGGTCTTTTTCTTCACCAGCCGCAGCTGTTCCATCAGCCACTCCAGCTTCTGGTTCAGCTCCGCATACCCCTCGCTCTTCTGGAGCAGCGCGTCATATTCCGCACGCGAAATGGTCACCATTTCCGTGTTGCTTGTCGCTGTTTTCAAATCGTTTTTCATGGATCAATTATACCATGAAACGCCTTGAAATACCAGTGTTTTCAAGGCGTTTCGGATATTTTACTTTCAATTTTTGCCCCTAAACCGCACTCAGGCCAACCACCTCTTTCAGCGCCTTTGGCTGGTCTATCTGCAGCCCTTCCATCAACCACCGGTACTGCTGCCAGGTCAGCTGCCGCACCTCATCTCCGCTGCGCGGCCAATGGAAGTTCCCGCCCTCCAGCCGTTTATATAGCAGCACAAATCCATCTTTTTCCCAGTAAAGTGCTTTCAGCCTGTCTCTCCGCCGCCCGCAGAACAAAAACAGGGTGTTCGTGAATGGATCCAGCTCAAACTGCCGCTGTACCAGGGATGCAAGCCCGTCTATCCCCTTCCGCAGATCTGTGTACCCCACCGCCAAGTATACCCGGTCTGCGCCTGTGAAGTCACTCAGCATGGCGCACCGCCTTGCACAGCGCCTCCACGACTGCGGCATTGGCCCCTTCGTAGATATCGATTTCAGCGCCGCCCACACGCAGCGTGGCAATGACTGCTGCCCGGCGTACCGCTTCTGTGGGCCTCTCCGCCAAACAATCCGGGGCAGTCCCGTCTTCTTCCGGAGGCGGCAGCTCTGCAAACTGTACTTTCGGTTCCTGGAGCCCTGTGCTCTGAATTTGGGCCTCCTGCTGCTCCATCAGCGCGTCAAATACCTTCCGCTGCCATTTATAAAACTGATTTGTCGTGATCCCTTTCTGCTCACACCAGGTCATGACATTCAGCCCGCTGTGCCGGCACTCCCGGACCAGGCCCGCCCATTCGGCAAGCCGATACTCTCCTTTTACTTCTCGGATGCTCTTTTTCTCCATCTTGCCACCTTCCCTTCTGCGGAGGGGACGAGGGCTGTGCCTCTTTCTTCCGGGAAGTCAGGGCACTATCCGAAACTGCCGGCAAGTTGGGGCAAGTACATGGCTTTCAGGAAAGTTGCAGCACTACCCGGCACTTCCGGCAAGTTGACGCTACCTTCGCCTGCTCCGCGCTATGGTGGTATTTTCCCATATCCCTTTTCCTTCTTCAATCCGGCGCTTTTTTTGACGCTTACCTTGATGAGTTGGACTATCTGGTCAAGCGGCTGGACAGCTTTACTGTGGGCGAGTTTTCGCAATTTCAGGCAATGGCTGAAAAACTGCATCTCACCAGCATGAAGGATCTCATCAACCTGACCTTCTGCTGCCAGCAGGCGACGGTGATCACGGGCTTCACAAATTTGAAAGAGGTTGGCCGTGATCACTACATGAACATCCATGGCGGGTGTGCCAGCATGGAAGAACTGGAACAGCTGGACGGAGTGGAAACCGCTGTCCTGTTGATTGAGGACAATGAGGGGACTATCACCCGCTACGGAGTGGTCTATGACAACGGCATGCAGCTTTCACAGCTCTATGATGGGAAGCACCTGCCCTGCTATCACTATGAGGCCGATATGACCGCTGTCGGGATATCCTCCCGGTGGGAGCCGGAGAACAGCAGGAATGTGACCTGGATCTATCTCCCTGCCTCAAAAGGACAAATTGAGCGCGCCATGCAGCGTTCCGGCATTGCTGACCCAAAGGATATGCGCCTTTTTATGGCAGACAGTTCATTCCCGGAGGAAGTGGATGTAGCACTGGACTTCCGGTGCGACAACATCCACGAACTCAATGAGCTGGCGCTGGTCGCAGATAAACTCTCGTATGACGACCGCAGAAAGCTGGGAGCAGCAGTAAGTATGGCTAAACCGGAATGCGCCAGCCAGATCCGCCGCTTGGCGGAAAACCTGGATCTGTTTGAATTCGCCCCCGGCGCCCACACCCCCGAGGAATATGGGAAATACGTGATTCAGAGATCCGGCCATTTTGAGTATGACCCCAATCTGGACGAGTTTTATGACTACGAGCGGTATGGCCTGCAGCACATGGACTATCAGTCGGGCGTGTTTACCGACCGCGGCTACATCGCCTATGTCGGTACAGTAAGTCTGGAGGAACTGATGGCAGACGACCCGGCAGAGTCCTATCAGCGGGAGCAGGACTTTCAGATGGGAGGGATGACATGATCCAACTCTTTATGAGCCGCAGCGGGAGTTCTGTCATTGTCCCGCTCAATTTGCCCGCATCTCATGGCGCTATGACAGAAGCGTACAGCCAGCTTGAACAAGCTAACAGAACAGGAAAAACAGAGATCGTTGAGATCAAAAGTGTGATTGCCAACCTGCCGTCATATCTCGGCGGACTCGACCCTGATTCCAGAACGCAGCTTGCACAGCTGAATCTGCTTTCGAGCATCATTGCCAAAATGGACTCTCGTGAACGGAGCATCTATGCCGGCGCCTTGGATGGCAACAGCATCAATGATCTGAACGATA encodes:
- the tnpB gene encoding IS66 family insertion sequence element accessory protein TnpB, which encodes MLSDFTGADRVYLAVGYTDLRKGIDGLASLVQRQFELDPFTNTLFLFCGRRRDRLKALYWEKDGFVLLYKRLEGGNFHWPRSGDEVRQLTWQQYRWLMEGLQIDQPKALKEVVGLSAV
- a CDS encoding antirestriction protein ArdA codes for the protein MSLFLLQSGAFFDAYLDELDYLVKRLDSFTVGEFSQFQAMAEKLHLTSMKDLINLTFCCQQATVITGFTNLKEVGRDHYMNIHGGCASMEELEQLDGVETAVLLIEDNEGTITRYGVVYDNGMQLSQLYDGKHLPCYHYEADMTAVGISSRWEPENSRNVTWIYLPASKGQIERAMQRSGIADPKDMRLFMADSSFPEEVDVALDFRCDNIHELNELALVADKLSYDDRRKLGAAVSMAKPECASQIRRLAENLDLFEFAPGAHTPEEYGKYVIQRSGHFEYDPNLDEFYDYERYGLQHMDYQSGVFTDRGYIAYVGTVSLEELMADDPAESYQREQDFQMGGMT
- a CDS encoding IS66 family transposase codes for the protein MKNDLKTATSNTEMVTISRAEYDALLQKSEGYAELNQKLEWLMEQLRLVKKKTYGSSSEHTREELMDQLSFVFNEAEAWQAAEEKARETTTVAEHTRKKRSSRVEEVLPEDVPVEVVEHYPDEAAQVCPECGSQMSMIGKEVRRSLVMIPAQVKIREDVYYTYSCQRCKKESTETPVVKAKRVPAVIPGSYASPEAIAHIMVQKFVMGSPLYRQEQEWNRAGVKLSRQTMSNWILRAAEDWLRPVYDQLHRELVGRDVLHADETTLQVLREPGRSAQSKSYMWLYRTGCDAEHPIVLYEYRPNRKAENAAAFLQGFTGYLHADGYSGYHKLPGSIRVVGCWAHARRKFDEAVNALPKGEQAGCAALEGQRFCNQLFSIEREIAGLPFEERCIQRQSRAKPVLNALLSWAERSKAPPKSALGKAVYYLKEQWPYLIRYLEDGRLEVSNNRAERSIKPFVMDRKNFLFANTPNGAQGSAIIFSLIETAKENGLDPYRYLVYIMTNAPVLEDKGKEWAEKLLPEYAPDECRTYSIQNQKDI